In Desulfobacterales bacterium, one genomic interval encodes:
- the yqeC gene encoding selenium cofactor biosynthesis protein YqeC: MTSLRHSLSLNNGGVISIVGAGGKTALMFRLARELAAKGDRVLTTTTTKIRMPMQRQSSIVLPCESVDSFLKQARFLVRRCCHITAGRRILHFQHKLKGFKPQAIDRIWQSGVFRWIIVEADGAAGRPLKAPAAHEPVIPDCTHWMIATVGLSVVGKPLSPEWVFRPQIVSALTGLKSDAAIDVAAIAKLCLDENGMMKNAPGLAKRFIFLNQADFPGSLAAGKKIAQLLTSYARTYLNGVVIGQTIHEPIVEEYYIINRN; this comes from the coding sequence ATGACGTCACTACGGCATAGCCTGAGCTTAAACAATGGCGGTGTGATCAGCATCGTGGGCGCCGGCGGCAAAACGGCCCTGATGTTTCGGCTGGCCCGGGAGCTGGCCGCAAAAGGCGACCGGGTGCTGACAACAACCACAACCAAGATTCGCATGCCCATGCAACGGCAATCATCGATCGTGCTGCCATGTGAATCCGTTGATTCTTTTTTAAAACAAGCCCGATTTCTGGTCAGGCGTTGTTGTCATATAACAGCTGGCAGGCGAATTTTGCATTTTCAACACAAACTAAAGGGATTCAAACCGCAGGCCATCGATCGTATCTGGCAGTCCGGTGTGTTTCGCTGGATTATTGTCGAAGCGGACGGGGCAGCTGGAAGACCGCTTAAAGCGCCGGCGGCACACGAACCGGTCATCCCTGACTGTACACACTGGATGATTGCCACAGTGGGATTATCGGTCGTCGGAAAACCATTGAGCCCGGAGTGGGTCTTTCGACCGCAAATCGTCTCCGCTCTAACCGGGCTTAAATCAGATGCTGCTATCGACGTTGCGGCCATTGCGAAATTGTGCCTGGACGAAAACGGGATGATGAAAAACGCGCCCGGGCTGGCCAAGCGTTTTATATTTCTCAATCAGGCAGATTTTCCAGGCAGCCTGGCAGCCGGTAAAAAGATCGCCCAGCTGTTGACATCTTATGCGCGGACATATTTGAACGGGGTGGTCATCGGACAGACCATACATGAACCAATAGTTGAAGAATATTATATAATAAATAGAAATTAA
- the yqeB gene encoding selenium-dependent molybdenum cofactor biosynthesis protein YqeB: MSDLIVVIKGAGEMASAVAWRLYRSHMRQILMLETAAPLAVRRAVSFCEAVVDGQQIVEDVTAKRADNIDSVRVCWQKSQLAVSVDPDWKLLAGIQPDVVIDAILAKHNLGTRMDEAPLVIGLGPGFAAGQDVHLVVETQRGHHLGRIITAGSAEPNTGIPGEISGYTEERVLRAPCDGEFKAAYSIGDPVKKGDRIGTIASQIVRAQIDGVLRGLIRSASHVKQGLKIGDIDPRGDAHYCHTISDKARAISGSVLEAILRVYN, from the coding sequence TTGAGTGACTTAATAGTGGTGATCAAGGGGGCAGGGGAGATGGCCAGTGCAGTTGCCTGGCGACTGTATCGGTCCCATATGCGCCAGATCCTGATGCTGGAAACCGCTGCGCCTCTGGCTGTCAGGCGTGCGGTGTCATTTTGTGAGGCTGTGGTTGACGGGCAGCAAATTGTCGAAGATGTGACCGCCAAGCGGGCAGATAACATCGATTCAGTGCGCGTTTGCTGGCAGAAAAGTCAACTGGCAGTCAGCGTCGATCCCGACTGGAAATTGCTCGCTGGTATCCAACCCGATGTGGTCATCGATGCCATCCTGGCGAAACATAATCTGGGCACCCGTATGGATGAGGCGCCACTGGTCATCGGGCTGGGTCCCGGGTTTGCTGCCGGTCAGGATGTCCATCTGGTGGTTGAAACGCAGCGGGGCCATCACCTGGGCAGGATTATAACGGCCGGCAGTGCTGAGCCCAATACGGGCATACCGGGTGAGATCAGCGGCTATACCGAAGAAAGGGTTTTGCGAGCTCCCTGTGACGGTGAATTTAAAGCCGCATATTCTATTGGTGATCCCGTCAAAAAAGGAGATCGAATCGGCACCATTGCATCACAAATCGTACGGGCGCAAATCGATGGTGTGCTGCGTGGTTTGATTCGAAGTGCTTCGCATGTGAAGCAGGGGTTAAAAATCGGTGATATCGACCCCCGGGGAGATGCGCATTACTGCCATACGATTTCCGATAAAGCACGGGCCATTTCTGGATCGGTTTTGGAAGCTATCTTAAGGGTCTACAATTAG
- a CDS encoding transglutaminase-like domain-containing protein: MTTVHEKYLSATSIIDSDSKIIIDYAMSAIEDNDLSPPQKAIKLYYAVRDSIWYDPYIPFYRAEHYRSSYVLKTGRAFCIGKAGLLCALGRASGIPARIGFADVRNHLATRQLLEYLGSDIFGYHGFTEFYLDGRWVKATPAFNKELCRKAKVSPLEFNGREDSIFQPYNEEKKMFMEYISDHGTFADIPVDCILESWKTLYGPERVRQWIDHFEKGGGKGGRKLEDEDWVK, encoded by the coding sequence ATGACCACTGTTCATGAAAAATACCTGAGCGCAACATCGATCATCGATTCTGATTCAAAGATAATTATTGATTATGCGATGTCAGCCATTGAGGACAATGATCTTTCTCCGCCGCAAAAGGCCATTAAACTGTATTATGCTGTGCGAGATTCGATCTGGTATGATCCCTACATTCCGTTTTACCGGGCTGAACACTACCGCTCCAGCTATGTGTTAAAAACTGGCCGGGCCTTTTGTATTGGCAAAGCCGGTCTGTTGTGCGCCCTGGGTCGGGCCAGTGGCATCCCGGCACGCATCGGGTTTGCCGATGTGCGCAATCATCTCGCCACGCGACAACTGCTTGAGTATCTGGGATCCGATATTTTTGGCTATCACGGATTCACCGAATTTTATCTGGACGGACGCTGGGTCAAGGCGACGCCGGCCTTCAACAAAGAACTGTGCCGCAAAGCCAAGGTGAGTCCGCTGGAATTCAATGGCCGGGAAGATTCCATCTTCCAGCCGTACAATGAAGAAAAAAAAATGTTTATGGAATACATTTCAGATCATGGCACCTTTGCCGACATACCGGTGGATTGTATTCTTGAGTCATGGAAAACACTTTATGGGCCGGAGCGTGTCCGGCAATGGATCGATCATTTTGAGAAGGGCGGCGGAAAAGGCGGCCGCAAATTGGAAGATGAAGATTGGGTCAAATAA
- a CDS encoding nucleotidyltransferase family protein — protein sequence MIKEIPTAGIILAAGASTRFGQPKQLVRFKDRYLIEWVLDAAIHSKLSRIVVVLGASHQKIMQTLDQQLQHSKIQIEINPEFKQGQSTSLRAGLSIVKDHFAAVMFLLADQPMLNSGIINTLLEKLWGSDKDICIPTTCGIRKNPTLFRHRLYDQLMAVKGDMGARQLIEKNPDHVLSVEIDDPVYFWDIDTQQDIEALKKRLEKNG from the coding sequence ATGATTAAAGAAATACCAACAGCCGGAATTATTCTGGCGGCAGGCGCGTCGACACGATTCGGCCAACCCAAGCAGCTGGTGCGCTTTAAAGACCGCTATCTGATCGAGTGGGTCTTGGATGCCGCCATACATTCAAAACTCAGCCGAATTGTTGTGGTCCTGGGCGCTTCCCACCAGAAAATTATGCAGACCCTTGATCAACAATTGCAGCACTCAAAAATCCAGATAGAAATCAACCCGGAATTTAAACAAGGACAGAGCACTTCATTACGGGCTGGATTATCAATCGTTAAGGATCATTTTGCAGCCGTCATGTTTTTGCTCGCCGACCAGCCCATGCTGAATTCCGGAATCATCAACACTTTGCTGGAAAAATTATGGGGGTCCGATAAAGATATTTGCATTCCCACCACCTGCGGCATAAGAAAGAACCCGACCCTATTTCGTCACCGCCTTTACGACCAGCTAATGGCCGTTAAAGGTGATATGGGTGCGCGCCAGCTTATTGAAAAAAATCCAGACCACGTATTATCTGTTGAAATCGACGATCCAGTGTATTTTTGGGATATCGATACCCAGCAAGACATTGAGGCGCTAAAAAAACGACTCGAAAAAAATGGATAA
- a CDS encoding reductive dehalogenase, whose product MPSVSEQYPLDLPFAAPLDRFDQKNEMFKRSIWDEKMKPHGFRFYRDIKFREKVGYRQMDYALQNAAWNLEWGFGLGNSRSNSGLYSWEGGNIKIKPYLDSSTPIKESPEEMSRIIKKAARYFGADLTGICRVHPNWVYSHEYNTVTREHYPIELPDGCHNAIVLGIAMDYDRIRTSPTTIQGAEVGLGYSMMAFVANLLSIFIRGLGYRAIPCGNDTALSVPLAMAAGLGEPGRLGFIISEKFGPRIRLCKVFTDLPLSYDAYRPFGVTEFCQTCKKCAKYCPSRAIPNGVMTTEGPNISNQSGTHKWYVDAEKCFSFWAKNRSDCANCIRVCPFNKPAGKIHDFSRLLVRKKTPSFNRFLLWVDDILGYDKSVSAGKFWDSD is encoded by the coding sequence ATGCCATCCGTATCTGAACAATACCCGTTGGATTTGCCGTTCGCTGCTCCACTGGATCGATTTGATCAGAAAAACGAGATGTTCAAAAGATCCATCTGGGATGAGAAAATGAAGCCCCACGGTTTTCGCTTCTATCGCGATATTAAATTCAGGGAGAAAGTCGGCTATCGACAGATGGACTATGCCCTGCAGAATGCCGCCTGGAATTTGGAGTGGGGCTTCGGACTAGGCAACTCACGAAGTAATTCAGGACTCTATTCCTGGGAAGGCGGGAACATAAAAATTAAGCCGTATCTGGATTCCAGCACGCCAATCAAAGAATCGCCTGAAGAGATGAGCCGAATCATCAAAAAGGCCGCTCGTTATTTTGGCGCTGATTTGACTGGAATCTGTCGGGTTCATCCGAATTGGGTTTACTCCCACGAATATAATACAGTTACCCGGGAACATTATCCCATCGAACTTCCCGATGGATGCCATAATGCAATTGTTTTGGGTATTGCTATGGACTATGACAGAATTCGCACATCTCCTACCACGATTCAAGGGGCTGAGGTCGGATTGGGTTACTCGATGATGGCCTTTGTCGCCAATTTATTATCCATATTTATACGCGGTCTTGGCTATCGCGCGATACCCTGCGGCAATGATACCGCTTTGAGTGTTCCGCTTGCCATGGCGGCCGGTCTGGGTGAGCCCGGGCGGCTGGGATTTATCATTAGTGAAAAATTTGGTCCTCGTATTCGACTATGTAAAGTGTTTACGGATCTGCCGCTCAGCTATGACGCTTACAGACCTTTTGGCGTAACAGAGTTCTGCCAAACATGTAAAAAATGCGCCAAGTACTGCCCGAGTCGGGCGATTCCGAACGGTGTAATGACAACTGAAGGTCCTAATATTTCGAACCAATCTGGAACCCACAAGTGGTATGTGGATGCTGAAAAGTGTTTTTCTTTTTGGGCCAAAAACCGCTCAGATTGTGCCAACTGTATCCGTGTGTGTCCATTTAATAAGCCAGCAGGCAAGATCCATGACTTTTCTCGACTTCTCGTTCGAAAAAAAACACCCTCTTTCAACCGGTTTTTGCTCTGGGTCGATGATATTTTAGGCTATGACAAATCGGTTTCGGCGGGAAAGTTCTGGGACTCTGATTGA
- a CDS encoding TRAP transporter large permease — protein sequence MSPELVGILGIVILLLILFFLGMPVGFAMAVVGFCGFAYLVSFKAAFAMVGTDVWGTFSKYGLTVIPLFILMGYLAFNSGIAEKLYNTAYKWVGHWRGGLAIATIAADEFFAAICGSNTATAATMAAIALPQMKKYNYDTRLSTGTVVTGGTLGTVMPPSVLLIIIGLQTEQSIIKLFLGGILPAILLGFLFVLTIVILCRINPDFGPAGPKTGIKEKFKSLSGVLEALSIFVLVIGGLYAGIFTPTEAGAAGVLLTLIVTLPTRKLTLKGLINSLKETLKISCMAFMLVTGALIFGRFLAITRLPFLVADFAASLPISPYAILAIILLIYLIGGCFVDALGFLVLTIPIFFPLGKALGFDPIWFAIIITMVTTMGAITPPVGVNIFVVKALAPEINLGTIFMSASFFLLACIVCTIILIVFPQIVLIIPNLMR from the coding sequence ATGAGCCCTGAACTTGTCGGCATCCTCGGAATTGTCATCCTGCTTTTGATATTGTTCTTTTTGGGGATGCCGGTGGGCTTTGCCATGGCTGTTGTGGGTTTCTGCGGGTTTGCCTATCTGGTATCTTTTAAAGCTGCTTTCGCAATGGTCGGCACGGACGTCTGGGGTACTTTTTCCAAGTACGGTCTAACGGTTATCCCCCTTTTCATCTTGATGGGATATCTGGCGTTTAATTCCGGTATCGCTGAAAAGCTTTACAATACTGCATATAAATGGGTGGGGCACTGGCGTGGTGGTCTGGCGATTGCCACCATTGCCGCAGACGAATTTTTTGCCGCTATTTGCGGATCCAACACTGCTACAGCTGCAACCATGGCGGCCATTGCGCTGCCGCAAATGAAAAAGTACAATTATGATACGCGGTTAAGCACAGGGACGGTTGTTACTGGTGGAACCCTGGGAACTGTCATGCCGCCCAGTGTTTTGCTGATTATTATCGGTTTGCAGACTGAACAATCCATCATAAAGCTTTTTTTGGGCGGTATACTGCCGGCTATCCTCCTGGGATTTTTGTTCGTCCTTACCATTGTGATCTTGTGCAGAATCAATCCCGATTTCGGACCGGCCGGCCCCAAGACGGGTATCAAAGAAAAGTTTAAATCGCTCTCCGGAGTTTTGGAAGCTTTATCCATTTTTGTGCTCGTTATAGGGGGATTGTATGCCGGTATCTTTACCCCCACTGAAGCGGGTGCGGCTGGTGTTTTACTGACATTAATTGTAACGCTTCCCACCCGCAAACTAACCTTAAAGGGTCTGATCAATTCACTCAAAGAAACCCTGAAAATCTCCTGCATGGCGTTTATGCTTGTCACAGGCGCATTGATCTTTGGCCGCTTTTTGGCGATTACACGACTTCCGTTCCTTGTGGCTGATTTTGCGGCTTCATTGCCAATCTCGCCATATGCCATTTTGGCAATTATATTATTGATTTATTTGATTGGTGGCTGTTTTGTGGACGCCCTTGGATTTCTGGTGCTGACCATCCCCATCTTTTTCCCGCTGGGAAAAGCGCTGGGATTTGATCCCATTTGGTTTGCCATCATTATCACCATGGTTACCACTATGGGGGCGATCACTCCGCCGGTGGGTGTTAATATTTTTGTGGTCAAAGCGCTGGCGCCAGAAATAAATTTGGGTACCATATTCATGAGCGCGTCCTTTTTCCTATTGGCGTGTATCGTTTGCACGATCATTTTAATTGTGTTCCCCCAAATTGTATTGATCATACCGAATCTTATGCGCTGA
- a CDS encoding TRAP transporter small permease subunit gives MGVLEKLSRFLNKALLWIAGLFLIAMITITGANIIVRLFWLPIRGTFELMGYFGAVVTAFALAYAQSKGSHIAVDIVVLRFSKKTQKILNAVNYLICMFFFGIVTWQVFKYATTLWETGEVTETLQIVYYPFTYAVALGCLVLAFTFFVDFLKSILEIRGTVNEP, from the coding sequence ATGGGTGTGCTAGAAAAGTTAAGCCGTTTCCTGAATAAAGCACTTTTATGGATAGCAGGCCTGTTTTTAATCGCCATGATTACCATAACAGGCGCCAACATTATTGTACGACTATTCTGGCTTCCCATTCGCGGCACATTTGAACTAATGGGATACTTCGGTGCGGTCGTAACCGCTTTTGCTCTGGCTTATGCCCAAAGCAAAGGCAGTCACATCGCCGTCGATATAGTGGTGTTGCGATTTTCAAAGAAAACCCAAAAAATCCTAAATGCGGTGAATTATTTAATTTGTATGTTTTTCTTTGGAATTGTGACCTGGCAGGTTTTCAAATACGCCACTACCCTCTGGGAAACCGGGGAGGTTACCGAGACACTGCAAATCGTCTACTATCCGTTCACATACGCCGTTGCCCTGGGATGTTTAGTTCTGGCGTTTACGTTTTTTGTGGACTTTCTTAAATCCATATTGGAAATCAGGGGAACGGTCAATGAGCCCTGA
- a CDS encoding TRAP transporter substrate-binding protein, with the protein MKKQLRVVVGFMMALFMVFSFFMLTSAQAEPIKLSYAQFAPAKTFVGVQLERWIAEVEKRTGGKVKIDAFHGGTLLGAKNMMDGVIAGTADIGTLVMAYQPGRFVITNATSLPFGFPNARVASLTLWDLYSKYQPKSFAKVKVLCMYTSGPSNIMSKVPVRSLADLNGLDLRASGGAAKTLKAWGANQIGMPMSATPEALQKGVVKGLFSSLEVMKDFKFAEICKYVTMTDAVIYPFSVVMNLDKWNSLPKDVQKVMADMAREHAEWTGNYMDNHIIESVEWSKKTQGVEVITLSKEQKAKWNGLLDPIMTGWIADAKKKGYPAEAIVADIKAFMEKNQ; encoded by the coding sequence ATGAAAAAGCAGTTACGCGTTGTCGTTGGTTTTATGATGGCATTGTTTATGGTCTTTAGCTTCTTTATGCTGACCTCTGCCCAGGCGGAACCGATCAAGTTAAGTTACGCCCAGTTTGCGCCTGCAAAGACCTTTGTCGGGGTGCAGCTAGAAAGATGGATCGCAGAAGTGGAAAAGCGCACCGGCGGCAAAGTCAAGATCGACGCCTTTCACGGTGGCACGCTGCTGGGAGCCAAAAATATGATGGATGGCGTTATCGCCGGTACGGCTGATATTGGAACGCTTGTCATGGCCTATCAACCGGGCCGTTTTGTGATAACCAATGCGACGAGCTTGCCTTTTGGATTTCCCAATGCGCGTGTGGCCAGCCTGACACTTTGGGATTTATACTCCAAATACCAACCCAAATCTTTTGCAAAAGTGAAGGTTCTGTGCATGTACACCTCCGGTCCTTCCAATATCATGTCCAAGGTGCCAGTCAGATCGTTGGCTGATCTGAACGGTTTGGATTTGAGGGCCTCAGGCGGTGCGGCCAAAACCCTGAAAGCCTGGGGGGCCAACCAGATCGGTATGCCGATGTCCGCGACCCCTGAAGCCTTGCAGAAAGGTGTCGTCAAAGGCCTGTTTTCATCTCTGGAAGTGATGAAAGATTTTAAATTTGCCGAGATTTGCAAATATGTCACCATGACGGATGCGGTCATCTATCCTTTCTCGGTTGTCATGAACCTGGACAAATGGAATTCTTTGCCAAAAGACGTCCAGAAAGTAATGGCAGATATGGCGCGGGAACATGCGGAATGGACCGGCAACTACATGGACAATCACATCATCGAATCCGTCGAATGGTCAAAGAAAACCCAGGGGGTGGAAGTGATCACCCTTTCTAAAGAACAAAAAGCGAAGTGGAACGGTCTGCTTGATCCGATTATGACCGGCTGGATTGCCGATGCCAAAAAGAAAGGTTATCCGGCAGAGGCTATCGTGGCCGATATTAAGGCCTTTATGGAGAAAAATCAATAG
- a CDS encoding xanthine dehydrogenase family protein molybdopterin-binding subunit, with the protein MQNLCSVGKRVPKLDAVDKATGRVQYIQDLKVPGMLYGKILYSKYAHAKIVKIDTSKARELPGVMAVLTGDDIPDIRMGVYKDNRPLKKEKVCSFRDEVAAVAAISPDIAEAALNRIEVTYEALPAIFDPEAAMQEGAPLIHEAHKTNILKMPWKLHYGDVEAAKKEAAYTVEDRFTTTWVTHCCMGTSGAIAEFDPANNLTIHTNTQIPSLAQKDFLDALKAMGISDRRVRVVKPCIGGGFGSKLDTYAYEYVAILLAFHTRRPVKIEFDRTEEFIATSTRQPTITHISQGCDQNGKLLFRDISMILDNGAYTSWGATTPSVMMMPISTLYRVPNVRYEARCVYTNNTYAQAMRGYGNPQATYAIESTIDMLAEAAGIDPVEFRRINANQSGDVSTQGLRITTCGLTECMQAVQEKLQWDQPKKPGEGIGMASLIHVGGGARVYKSDGCGTMIKMDDFGKIDLFTGATDMGQGSDTVVAQIVAEELGLEVDDIHVIHSDTDVCPWDVGSHASRTTFIAGNAALGAARKLKARILEMGAKLLESPLEKLSLQGRHIVHKDDPEKKMAIGKVLRKAHFSHGGQMLMAEHFYDPANENMGKDFRGNMSMTYTFGTHGVRVKVDEETGKVNILQYVAAHDVGKAINPLLLEGQVYGGVMMGVGYALTEQVISDKGQNMNPNFRDYKILTAKDVVPIDAPVLETYDEDGPFGAKGIGEPGCVPTAPAIANAIYDAVGVRINELPITPEKVLAAIREKKGLDPCGQEIGSDDADACIIEE; encoded by the coding sequence ATGCAGAATTTGTGTTCGGTTGGCAAAAGAGTGCCCAAGCTGGATGCGGTCGATAAGGCCACCGGGCGGGTGCAATATATCCAGGATTTAAAGGTGCCGGGAATGCTGTATGGCAAAATTTTGTACAGCAAATATGCCCATGCCAAAATCGTCAAAATTGATACATCCAAAGCCCGGGAGCTGCCCGGTGTTATGGCCGTTTTAACCGGTGACGATATTCCCGATATTCGCATGGGGGTCTATAAGGACAATCGGCCGCTCAAAAAAGAGAAAGTGTGCTCTTTTCGCGATGAAGTGGCGGCCGTGGCAGCCATTTCGCCGGATATCGCCGAAGCGGCGTTAAATCGAATCGAGGTTACTTATGAAGCGCTGCCGGCCATTTTCGATCCGGAAGCGGCCATGCAAGAGGGCGCTCCGTTGATTCATGAGGCCCACAAGACCAATATCTTAAAAATGCCCTGGAAACTGCATTATGGCGATGTGGAAGCTGCCAAGAAGGAAGCGGCCTATACCGTAGAAGACCGCTTCACGACCACCTGGGTGACCCATTGCTGTATGGGCACCAGCGGCGCCATCGCCGAATTTGATCCGGCCAATAACCTGACCATACACACCAATACCCAGATTCCGTCGCTGGCCCAAAAGGATTTTTTGGACGCCCTTAAAGCGATGGGCATCAGTGACCGCAGGGTCCGGGTCGTAAAACCCTGCATTGGCGGCGGGTTCGGCAGTAAACTGGATACCTATGCCTATGAATATGTTGCTATTTTACTGGCTTTCCACACCCGCAGACCGGTGAAGATCGAATTTGACCGTACCGAAGAGTTTATCGCGACATCTACGCGACAACCCACCATTACGCATATCTCTCAAGGTTGCGATCAAAACGGAAAACTTCTTTTCCGTGATATATCCATGATCCTCGACAACGGCGCCTATACTTCCTGGGGAGCGACAACACCCTCGGTGATGATGATGCCGATCAGCACCTTGTATCGGGTGCCCAACGTTCGATATGAAGCCAGATGCGTTTACACCAACAACACCTATGCCCAGGCGATGCGCGGCTACGGAAATCCTCAGGCAACCTATGCCATCGAAAGCACGATCGACATGCTGGCCGAAGCCGCCGGGATTGATCCGGTCGAATTTCGTCGCATCAACGCCAACCAGTCCGGTGATGTATCCACCCAGGGGCTGCGTATTACCACCTGCGGTCTGACCGAATGTATGCAAGCGGTCCAAGAAAAACTGCAATGGGACCAGCCCAAAAAGCCCGGCGAAGGCATTGGGATGGCTTCTTTAATTCATGTGGGCGGTGGCGCACGGGTGTATAAATCAGACGGCTGCGGCACAATGATTAAAATGGATGATTTCGGCAAAATCGATCTGTTCACCGGGGCCACCGATATGGGGCAGGGATCCGATACGGTTGTTGCCCAGATCGTGGCCGAAGAGCTTGGTCTTGAAGTTGACGATATTCATGTGATTCACTCCGATACCGATGTCTGCCCCTGGGATGTGGGATCACATGCCAGCCGAACGACCTTCATCGCCGGAAACGCCGCTTTAGGCGCTGCCCGCAAGCTCAAAGCCCGCATTCTGGAGATGGGAGCCAAATTGCTGGAATCACCATTGGAAAAATTAAGCCTTCAGGGGCGCCATATTGTCCATAAGGATGATCCTGAGAAAAAGATGGCCATTGGCAAAGTTTTACGCAAAGCGCATTTTAGCCACGGCGGGCAAATGTTGATGGCTGAGCATTTCTACGATCCGGCCAATGAGAACATGGGCAAGGACTTCCGCGGCAATATGTCGATGACTTACACCTTCGGCACTCATGGCGTGCGGGTCAAAGTCGATGAGGAAACCGGCAAAGTTAATATTTTGCAGTATGTTGCCGCGCATGACGTTGGCAAGGCGATAAATCCATTGCTGCTTGAAGGTCAGGTGTACGGTGGGGTAATGATGGGTGTGGGATATGCCCTCACCGAGCAGGTTATCTCCGATAAAGGGCAGAATATGAACCCCAATTTTCGCGATTATAAAATATTGACAGCCAAAGATGTGGTGCCTATCGACGCGCCGGTACTTGAGACCTATGATGAAGACGGGCCTTTTGGCGCCAAGGGCATCGGTGAACCCGGCTGTGTGCCCACCGCACCGGCGATTGCCAATGCAATTTACGATGCAGTTGGGGTGCGCATAAACGAGTTGCCGATTACCCCCGAAAAGGTTTTGGCTGCCATCAGGGAAAAGAAAGGTTTAGACCCCTGCGGCCAGGAAATTGGAAGTGATGATGCTGACGCTTGTATTATCGAAGAATAA
- a CDS encoding (2Fe-2S)-binding protein, producing the protein MPREISFTFNGNPMKMVIQDHWTLLHLIREEIGYTGTKEGCGSGECGACTVIIDDQAVNSCLYLAAEIDGKQLTTIEGLAAADGTLHPIQQSFVEKGGIQCGFCSPGMILSAKALLDKSPNASEDDIKEAIAGNLCRCTGYVQIIDSIKAVSGHGDDQPHVVAFRSDESERGE; encoded by the coding sequence ATGCCAAGGGAAATATCATTTACGTTTAATGGAAATCCGATGAAAATGGTCATCCAAGACCATTGGACGCTATTGCATCTGATTCGAGAAGAGATCGGTTATACCGGCACCAAAGAGGGATGCGGCAGCGGTGAGTGCGGTGCTTGTACGGTCATCATAGATGACCAAGCCGTTAATTCTTGTCTTTACCTGGCTGCTGAAATCGATGGCAAGCAATTAACCACCATTGAAGGATTGGCAGCCGCCGATGGAACCCTGCATCCTATTCAACAATCATTTGTCGAAAAGGGGGGCATCCAGTGCGGATTTTGTTCACCGGGAATGATTCTGTCGGCCAAAGCCCTGTTGGATAAAAGTCCCAACGCTTCCGAAGACGACATCAAGGAAGCAATTGCCGGCAATCTCTGTCGCTGTACCGGCTACGTGCAAATCATCGATTCGATTAAAGCCGTCAGCGGTCACGGAGATGACCAACCGCATGTGGTGGCCTTTAGGTCCGATGAAAGTGAGCGCGGCGAATAA
- a CDS encoding FAD binding domain-containing protein, whose translation MKQFTYLTPKTLDEAISLHVSHGESAKYIAGGTDVMVKVKEGKLAPEYLISLKHIIGQDRPFLNQETGELYIGAFCTHGSIEASQLIQHHYPIIHDAVKNIGSVQIRNVATIGGNLVNAVPSADGAIPLIALDAKANIYGAKGQRTVELRRFFLGPGQCDLEAGEILTEIAIPPPLPRTGSAYIKHGRREAMELPMLGVGVLLSLEKDMLTCAKARICLGVAAPTPFRALEAEKHLKGKTMHESTLAEAGRIAGQESKVRDSIRGVAWYRREMVGVLVKRMGLKALERAKENKKEV comes from the coding sequence ATGAAACAGTTTACATATTTAACCCCCAAAACCCTGGATGAAGCCATATCGTTGCATGTGTCGCATGGTGAAAGCGCCAAATATATTGCCGGGGGAACCGATGTGATGGTGAAAGTTAAAGAAGGCAAATTAGCACCGGAGTATCTGATTTCGCTGAAGCATATCATCGGACAAGATCGCCCTTTTTTAAACCAGGAAACTGGCGAGTTGTATATTGGCGCCTTTTGCACCCACGGATCCATTGAAGCATCGCAACTGATACAGCATCACTATCCTATTATTCATGATGCGGTTAAAAATATCGGGTCCGTGCAGATTCGCAACGTGGCCACCATTGGCGGCAATCTGGTGAACGCTGTTCCCTCCGCTGATGGCGCCATTCCCTTGATCGCTCTGGATGCCAAAGCCAACATCTATGGCGCCAAAGGTCAGCGCACGGTTGAGCTCAGACGCTTTTTTCTGGGCCCGGGACAGTGTGATCTAGAAGCCGGTGAAATACTAACTGAGATTGCCATTCCGCCGCCGTTGCCGCGCACTGGCAGTGCTTACATCAAACACGGACGACGCGAAGCCATGGAGCTGCCGATGCTGGGGGTGGGTGTTTTGCTGAGTCTTGAAAAAGATATGCTCACCTGTGCCAAAGCCAGAATTTGCCTGGGTGTGGCGGCCCCAACACCGTTTAGGGCGCTGGAAGCCGAAAAACACTTGAAGGGAAAAACCATGCATGAAAGCACTCTGGCTGAAGCCGGGCGAATTGCTGGTCAGGAATCCAAGGTTCGCGACAGTATCCGCGGTGTGGCCTGGTACCGGCGGGAAATGGTCGGGGTGCTGGTCAAGCGTATGGGGCTCAAAGCGCTTGAACGAGCGAAGGAAAATAAAAAAGAAGTGTGA